The Deltaproteobacteria bacterium DNA segment ACCGGTGCCTCGATCCCGAGCCAGTCCCGCACCAGCCCCACCTCGCCGAACGGCACCCCCGTCTGCGCCATTCCGAACGGTCCCGGGTTCATGCCGATCAACACGATCTCACGGGGCGCCGCGCCGTAGCGGCGCAGGTACTCGACCCAGGGCGCGCGGGCGTAGCGCAACGGGTGGTAGACGTGCGCGACCGGAGGCGCGAAGCGCAGCCGCGCGAGCCGGCGCGCGAGCGCGTCGCCCACGGCGACGAGCGGCGGATCCGCCGCGGAGGCGCCCGCTGTAGCCTCCCTCGGCCTCGCGCCCCGGGCCTGCGTCACGGAACCGTGTCGCTCGGATCGCATGGGCCCGGCTGCACGTCGAGCCGCCACGCCCCGCGGCGCGGCGGCCGCGCGAGGGTTGCGGCAAGGGCTGCGAGGAAGCGCGCCCGCGGCCACTCGACGGCGCCGAAGCGGGCCAGGTGGTCCGTGTGTACCTGGCAGTCCACGAGATCGAAGCCCCACGCCGCGAGCTGCCGGACCAGGGTTGCGAAGGCCACCTTGGACGCGTCGGGGCGGCGCGTGAACATCGACTCGCCGAAGAAGGCGCCCCCGAGCGATACGCCGTAGAGGCCGCCGGCGAGCCTTCCGTCCTGCCAGGCCTCGGCCGAATGTGCGAAGCCGAGCCGGTGCAGGCGCCGGTACGCCGCCGCGAGCTCGGGGGTGATCCAGGTCCCGGCGTCGTCGCGCCGTCGCACCTCGGCACAGTGCCGGACGACCTCGTCGAAGCAGGTGTCGAGGCGCACCTCGAAGCGGGCGCTCCGCAGCGTCTTCGCGAGGCTGCGCGAGACGCGCAGCCGCGCGGGCTCGAGGACCATGCGCGGGTCGGGCGAGAACCAGAGCAGGGGCCGCGCGACGAGCGGCCACGGGAAGATCCCGAGCGAGTAGGCGAGCAGCAGGCGCTCGGGCTGCAGGTCGCCCCCGACCGCGAGCAGGCCCGACGCCTCCGCCTCCTCGGGCGGCGGAAAGGCGACCTCGCTGCCGAGCCGGTAGACCGTCACGAGGCGGCAGGGTAGCCCGCGGAGCCGGCGCCCGGGGCGTCCTGCTCTCAATCTCCCGGACGTCCTCCGCGCAGCAGCGCGAGGCCGCTGCGGTCGTGCGGGAAGAACGCGGACGAGAGGCCCACCGCGGCGGCGATCCCGAGCAGCGACATGCTGGTGATCATGACCGGCGACATCGTACCGGGCTGCAGGGCGCGGTCGACCATCGCGAGCACGTAGATCCCGAGTGCAGCGGTGCCCGCGACGGCCCAGAGGAGGAAGCGCCGCGCGAGGCCGGGCTCCGCAAGCCCCAGGCGCGCGCGCCGTGCCGTCTCCTGCCAGCAGAGCAGGGCCTCGACGGCGCTCCACGCGTAGATCCCCGCACCGAGCAGCATGTAGGGCCAGAAGACGAACGGCGGCGGCGGGAACGCGAGGGGATCCACGAGTCGGAGCAGGAACGAGCCCGCGAGCGCGACGGTGAGCGCGAGCTGGAGCGCGCGCGCCCAGCGCTCGTCGGGCCGGAAGATGTGGCGCAGCGCGAGCGCCAGCGCCGCCGACGCGAGATGCGCCGCGAAGCCGGAGATCATCTCGATCGACGCAGCGGCGGCACGCGGCAGCTCCGGCGCCGAGAAGGCCGCGATCCCGAGTGCGAAGGAGAGGCCGCCGGCCGTGAGGGTCACGCCGATCGCCAGCTCCGGCGTCTCCCGGGTCCCGCGCCAGAGCAGCAGGAGCCGGACGCCCACGACGAGGCTGACCAGCACGAACGCGCCGTAGCCGAGCAGCGCGAGCAGGGCCATCGGCTAGGCGGCGCCGGGCACGGCGCCCGCGGTGGTGCGGGCGCGCCGGAAGGCGAGCCACAGGCAGCCCGCCGCGCCGAGGCCGAGCGCCGAGCTCAGCGCCAGCACCGCAGGGTGCGTCCCCTGCGCCGTGAGGAAGCGGTTCGCGGCGGTCGCCGCGTGGATCGCGACCGCGGCGCTGCACGCGGCCGACCACAGCACGATGCGGCGGGTGACGGCCGGGTCGGCGAGCCGCAGCCGCACCCGGCGGCGCAGCAGCGCCGCGTAGCGGCCGGCTTCGGCGGCGCTCCAGGCGTAGGCGGCCGCGCTGCCGATCGTGCTGGTCCAGAACACCACCGGTGCGGGGGGGATCGTGCGCGCGTCCCCGAGGCGCAGCGTGTACGAGAAGCCGAGCACGAGCGCGATCGCGGTGACGATCGCGCGCCCGCGCGGATCGCCCGGCCGGAAGATGTGGGCGGTCCCGATCGCGAGGAAGAGCGCGCCGGCGTGGAGGCTCAGGTTCGCGAGCAGCAGGGCGGCAGGCGCCCAGGGCCTCGGCAGGAGGTCGAGCGCCAGCACCATCAGCAGGTAGCCGATGCCACCGCCCAGGAGCAGCGCGGCTCCCAGGGCCCCCTCGGGCGCCGCGCGCGTCCGCCGCGCGAGCAGGAGCAGGCGGGTACCGACGGCCAGGCTGGCCAACACGAAGGAGCCGAGGCCGATCCCTTGGAGCACCGCCACGCCCGCTCCATCGGCGGGCGGCGAGTGCCGCTTGACCGCTGCCCGGAGGCGTCAGGAGCCGCTCGGCACCGTCCGTGCGGGCCACCAGGCGGGCGGGAAGAAGGCGAGCCAGAGCGTCACCGCCGCGCCCAGACCGAGCGCAGAGGTGAGCATCAGGATCGCCGGATCGACCGTGACCGGATCGATGAACCGGTTCACCATGTTGCACAGGTGGATGCCGACCGCGCCCGCGCCGGCGGCCGCCCACAGCGCGAAGCGCCGCGCGAGCGCCGGGGAGGCGAGGCCGAAGCGGGCGCGACGGCGCAGCGCCGCGGCGTAGCGTGCCGACTCGAAGGCGCACCAGCCGTAGGCCGCGGCCCCGAGCAGCATCGTCGGCCAGAAGTGCAGCGGGCTCGACACCGGCTGCGTCGCAGTCGGCGGATCGAGCGTGCGGAGCGCGAGCGTCGCGGCGAGGCCCGCGACGATCACGAGGCACGCCCGCTTCGCCCAGCGCTCGGCCGGCCGGAAGATGCGCCAGGCGCCGAAGGCGAGCGCCGCCGAGCCGACGTGGATGAAGGCGATGCCCGCGAGCCGGATGGCGCCCACCCACTCGTGCGGCAGCACCTCGAGCTGGCGGGCGCCGACGGCGAGCGCGTAGCCGAGCCCGGCGCCGAAGAAGAGCGCGGTGCCGAGGGCGGTCTCGGGTGCCTGGCGCGTACGGGCGGCGAGCGCCAGCAGCCGGCCGCCCACCCACAGGCTCACGAGGGCGAACGACCCGAGGCCGAGCAGCGAGACCAGGCGCATGGACCCCTCCGACCGGAGGCGGGATCGGCGGATCCGCCGATCGGCTTGAGGTGCGCGGGTGCGGCTCAGGCCCCCGGGCTGCCCGAGCGGCGCAGCTTCTCGAAGGGGACGTCGCGATCGCCGCGGCCCTCGCGGGGGAGCCCGAGCACGCGCTCGGCGACCAGGTTCTTCTGGATCTCGTCGGTGCCCCCGGCGATGTGCAGCGAGGGTGCCGTCAGGAACTGGTGCTGCCAGGGCCCGTGGCGGCGCAAGGCCTCGGCGCCGGCGATGCGCAGGCCGAGATCGGCGCCCGCGGTGAGGATCCGGCCCAGGGCGAGCTTCATCACCGACGACTCCGCGTCCGGGATCGTGCCGCGGCCGAGCTTCGTGACGACGCGCGCGTTGAGCAGCTCGAGCGTCTTGTCCCAGCAGTAGAGGCGCGCGATCTGGTCCCGCGTCACGGCGTCGAGCCGGTCACGGTGCGCGCGGGCGTGCTCGAGCAGCTCCCGGAACGAGAAGAAGCCCCCGGTGCCGCCGAGCGCCATGCGCTCGTTGAGGAGCGTCGTCATCGCCGCCGCCCATCCGGCGTTCTCGGGGCCGAGCCGGCACGCGTCGGGGATCCGCACCTCGTTCAGGAACACCTCGTTGAAGTGCGAGCCGCCGGACATCTGGCGAAGCGCGCGGATCTCGACGCCGGGGGCCTTCATGTCGATCAGGAAGTAGGTGATGCCCTTGTGCTTGGGCACGCTCGGGTCGGTGCGGGCCAGCAGGATCCCGAGGTCCGCGTAGTGCGCGCCCGAGCACCAGGTCTTCTGCCCCGACACCACCCAATGATCACCGTCCCGGACCGCCCGCGCCGCGAGCGAGGCCAGATCCGAGCCGGCGCCCGGCTCGCTGAAGAGCTGGCACCAGATCTCGTCGCCGCGCAGGAGCGGCGGCAGGTAGCGCTGCTTCTGCGCGGGGCTGCCGTGGGCGATGATCGTGGGCCCGGCCATCGCCGTGCCGACCACGAAGATCGACTCGCCGAGCCCGGCCCGGGCGAGCTCCTGGTTCCAGACGATCGCCTCGATCGGGCCCGCGCCGCGGCCGCCGTACTCCTCCGGCCACAGCACCGCCGCCCAGCCGTGCTCGAAGAGCGTGCGCTGCCAGGCCTTCTGCCCGGCGAGGAGCTCGTGCTCGTCCACCCCGTCCTCGAAGGGGTGCCGCCAGCGGGCGGGCTTGTGCGCCGCGAGGAAGGCCTGCGCCTCGGCGCGGAAGGCGGCCTCACGGGGGGAGTCGCGGAAGTCCATCGGGTCGGAAATGAAACATGTTCCAATCCCGTTGGCAAGCCGCATGGCCCCTGTCGTCGGCCAGGGGACCGGGGGATACTGCGCGCATCGCAAGGGGGGCTCGCGATGCGTCCCAGGATCACGCTCGTCCTGCTGGCGGCGGCTCTCGCCGCCCCGGCGCCCGCCGACGGGAAGGAGAAGGCCGCTCCCGCGACGCGCGCCTGGTTCGGCGCCGTCCACGTCCACACCGGCTACTCCTTCGACGCGTTCACGAACGGCTCGCCCACCCGGCCGGCGGATGCCTACGAGTGGGCGCGCGGCAAGGCGATCGCGGGCGGCGGCGGGGGCCCGGACCTTCGGATCGTGACCCCGCTCGACTTCTACGCGGTGAGCGACCACGCCGAGTACATGGGCGTGTTCATGCAGATGGCGGACCCGAAGAGCCCGCTCTCCAAGCTCGATCTCGCGAAGCAGGTCACCTCGCCCGACCGGAAGCTCGCCTTCGACGCCTTCGCCCGGATCATCGACGAGATGAGCGCGGGCCGCTCACGTCCCGAGCTGACCGATCCCGCGGTCAGCAAGCCGATCTGGAAGGAGATCGTCGAGACCGCCGACCGCTACTACGAGCCCGGCCGCTTCACCACCTTCCCCGCCTTCGAGTGGACCTCGAACCCCGACAAGCGCAACCTCCATCGCGTCGTGGTGTTCCGCGACTCGCGCCACCTGCCCGAGCTGCCGCTCTCCGCACTCGACACCGAGGACCCCGCCGCCCTCTGGAGCTGGATGGAGGGCGTGCGCGCGCGGGGCGCCACCCTGCTCGCGATCCCCCACAACGGCAACGCCAGCGACGGCAGGATGTTCGCGCTCGAGGGACGCGACGGGGAGCCGCTCACCAAGGAGTCGATCGCGGCGCGCGCCGGCAACGAGCCGCTCTACGAGCTGACGCAGATCAAGGGCACCTCCGAGACACACCCCTCGCTCTCGCCCAACGACGAGTTCGCGGGCTTCGAGCAGTGGGACTACACGCTCTCCGCCAACGCCGAGCGGCCCACCCATCGGGCGGGGAGCTTCGCGCGCAAGGCCCTGCTCGACGGGCTCTCGCTCACCCGCGAGGGCCGCGGCAACCCGTTCCGCTTCGGGCTGATCGGGGACTCGGACACGCACAACGCCGCCGCCACGAACGAGGAGGACAACTACACGGGAAAGTTCGCGATCGAGAACAGCCCGCGGCACCGCCTCGAAGGCTTCGGCGGCACCCCGGAGCAGACCCAGCAGATCCGCGAGTTCAGCTCCGGAGGGCTGGCCGGCGTGTGGGCGCCCGAGAACACCCGCGAGGCGATCTTCGCCGCGATGCAGCGCAAGGAGACCTTCGCGACCAGCGGCCCGCATCTCACCGTTCGCTTCTTCGGCGGCTACGGCTTCGATGCGGCGGACGCCCGCACGCAGGATCTGGCGGCGATCGGCTACCGCAAGGGCGTGCCGATGGGCGGGACGCTCGCGGGCGGCGGCGGGAAGCCGCCCTCGTTCCTGGTGGCGGCGCTCAAGGACCCGCGCAGCGGCAACCTCGACCGCGTGCAGGTGGTCAAGGGCTGGGTCGACGCCGCGGGCGTCCAGCACGAGCAGATCTTCGACGTCGCCTGGAGCGGCGATCGCAAACCGGACCCCGCGACCGGCAGGCTTCCCGCCGTCGGCAACACCGTCGACGTCGCGAAGGCGACCTACGAGAACACGATCGGAGCGGCAGATCTCGCGGCCGTCTGGACCGATCCGGCCTTCGACCCGGCGCTCCACGCGTTCTACTACGCCCGTGTGCTCGAGATCCCGACGCCGCGTTGGAGCACGCGGGATGCGGCGAAGCTCGGCATCGCCATCCCCGGTGGCCTGCCGGCGACGATCCAGGAGCGCGCGTGGTCCTCGCCCATCTGGTACGAGCCGCCGGACGCGTCCTGACGGTGGCTGTCCCGGCTCCGCGAGGTCGGGCGGGGTCCGCGCCCGACACCCCACTTCCGTTCTCGCCCGGGCGCGCGCTTGCGATCGGCGCGCACCCGGACGACGTCGAGTTCTACGCCGGCGGCACCGTCCGGCGGCTCGTCGAGGCGGGTGCGGAGGTCACGCTCGTCGTGTGCAGCGACGGCGGCCGCGGCGGTGCGGCCCGCGAGCCGGCGGCGCTGCGGCGCGCCGAGCAGGACGCGGCGGCGGACCGGCTCGGGATCGCGCGGCTCGTCTGGCTCGGCCATCCCGACGGCGAGCTCGCGCCGGGCGACCCGCTGCGTGCCGAGCTCGTCCGCGAGCTGCGGCGCGCGCGGCCGGAGCTCGTGCTCGCGCACGATCCCCAGACCCTGTGGACGGTGATCGGCGGCATCGCCGAGCCCGGGCACAGCGACCATCGAGCGGCGGGTCAGGCCGCGATCGACGCCGTCTATCCCCGCGCCGCGAGTCCGCACTATCACCCGGAGCAGCTCGCCACACACGGGCTCGAGCCCTGGTACCCGCGCGAGCTCTGGCTCTTCGACACCGCGGCACCGGACCTTCGCGTCGAGGTCGCCGGTGCCTTCCCGCGCAAGCTCGACGCGCTCCGCCAGCACGCGAGCCAGGAGGCCGCTGCGGCCGGCCTGCTCGGCCCCGCTCGCGCCCACGCCGCCCACTGGGGCGCCGCCGAGCGCCCGGCGGAGGCGTTCGTCCGGCTGCGGCTCTATTGAGCTCCGTCTTGCGCGCCGCGAAGCCGCGGCCGGATCCGGGCCGCGAGCGCGCGCCTTCCGGTCGCGCGGCGCGCGCAGCCCTTCCCGCCCGCGCCTTCGTTCAGCGCCGGAGCGCCCGCGAGCCGCTCACGTGCGGGTTCCCGCGCTCGTAGAAGCGGAGCACGCGCTGCGCCTCGCGGGTGATGCCGATCCGCACGCTGCTCGCGATCGGGCCGGCACCGGCGCCGTTCGTGGCGAGCCAGAGCGGCCCGGGCGCGCACAGATCGAGGCCGTCCTGCCCCCGGTCGACGGCCAGCGCCTGGGCGACCCGGCCCGGGCCCCGTGCGAGGTCGGTCGGGCGGGTCGTGCCGCGCAGGCGCGCCATCGTGGCGAGCCCCGCGATCGGCTCGAGCGCGCGCAGCAGCACGCCGGCCCCGACGCCCGCCGTCTCGCTCGACACGTTCAGCATGAACCAGCAGCCGTAGCAGAAGTACACGTAGGCGTGTCCCCGGCGCAGGAAGAGCGAGCGGTTGCGCGCGGTCTCGCCGCGAAAGGAGTGGGCGGCAGCGTCGCCGACCGGGTAGGCCTCGGTCTCGACGATGCGGCCGGCGAGCCGCTCGCCGCGGTGCTCGCGCACCACCACGCGGCCGATCAGCGCGCGCGCGAGCTCGACGGTATCGCTCGGAAGCTCGGCGCGGCGCAGCCTCCGCAGGCGGGTTCCCAGGGCGCTTCCTCCTTCTCGAGGAGGAGATCTTGCAGGGTGCGGCCATGGGGGGCAAAGGAGGCGCTCCGCCGGCGGCTGCGCGCGGGCGGGCGGACGGCGGGACGGACAGCCGGTAGCCTCGTCGCCGTGACGACCTGGCGCGGTGCGGCGAGCCTGCTGCTCCTCCCGTTGCTCCTCGGGCCCGCCCCGGCGAGCGCGCGGGAAGCGGCGGAGGGCGGCCGGAAGCTCCAGCTCTACGTGATGCCGGACACCCAGTCCTGGGCGTGGAACCAGGGCGGCGACTCGCTCGCCACCTGGCAAGCGGTGGCGGATGCGCTCTGCCGCCAGCGCGAGCGCTTCGCGATGGTGCTGCACACCGGCGACATGGTGGACCTGCCGCGGCTCCGCCCCGCGGAGTGGGACGGCGCAGGGTCCGCGATGCAGCGCCTCGACGCCTGCCGGATGCCCTATGCGATCGCGTTCGGCAACCACGACTTCGACAACTACCCGCCACCGGGTCCGGAGCCGCGGGGCGAGGGCGATCGCGGTTGGAAGGCGCTGCGCGCCCGGCTCGCCTACCAGCCGCAGGAGAGGGCGCCCTCGGGCCGCAGCGCCCTGACGCCTCTTGCGCCGGGCTGGTTCGTCCTCACGCTCGACCTCACGCCGTCCGCGGCGGACCTCGCCTGGGCGGCGGCCGAGATCGCGAAGCGCCCCGAGGCGAGCTTCCTCGTGCTGAACCATCACTGCATCGACCGCAACGGGGTGGGGAAGCCGTGGTGCGCCAAGCTCTTCGAGGAGCAGCCGCGGATCCGGATCGCGGTCTCCGGCCACTGGCTGGGGCGCGTGCGGGACGCCTGGCGCGAGGTCCCGCGCGCCAAGGCCCCTCCCCTCATCGCGCTCTACCAGAACTACCAGCACGTCCCCGCTCTCGCGGCCTGGGGCGTGGTCGTCGAGCTCGATCCGGCGTCGGGCGCGGTCTGCGTCTGGAGCGAGAACCTCCTCGACGGCGCCATCGGGCACCCGGCCGCCTCCGCGCGCGAGGTGGGGCCGGTGGAGGCCGGCAGCCCGCGCCGCTGCCTCGACGGCCGCTGACGAGCGGGATCCCGCACGCCCCCGGCGCAGGGCATCGAAGCCGGGAAAGTGATACATGTTCTAAAAACGCGGGAGGCCCCCATGCACATCGCCCTCACGCCCGGGCAGCGCGAGCTCCGCGACCACCTGCGTGGCTACTTCGCCCGGATGATGACCCCGGAGCTGGTCGCCGAGATCCAGGGGAGCGAGGGTGGCGGCCCGCTCTATCGCGAGGCGCTCGAGACGATGGGCGCCGACGGCTGGCTCGGGATCGGGTGGCCCCGGGAGTACGGCGGCCAGGGCCGGACCCCCATCGAGCAGATGATCTTCGCCGACGAGGTGCAGAGCGCGGGCTTCCCGCTGCCCTTCCTGACGCTGAACACGGTCGGCCCGACGCTCGCAGCCTACGGCTCCGAGGAGATCAAGCGCGAGTTCCTGCCCCGGATCCTGGCCGGCAGGTGCCACTTCGCGATCGGCTACTCCGAGCCGGGCGCCGGCACCGACCTCGCGTCGCTGAAGACGCGCGCGGTGCGCGACGGTGAGGAGTGGGTGATCGACGGCCAGAAGGTCTTCACGAGCCTCGCCGACTTCGCGGACTACGTCTGGCTCGCCGCGCGCACCGATCCGGGCGCGCCCAAGCACCGTGGCATCTCGATGTTCCTGGTCCCGACCACGGCGCCGGGCTTCAAGATGACGCCGACGCACACGGTCGGCGACGTCCGCACCAACACCACCTACTACGAGAACGTGCGCGTGCCGCACCGCTACCTGGTCGGCGGCGAGAACAACGGCTGGGGGCTGATCGTCTCGCAG contains these protein-coding regions:
- a CDS encoding metallophosphoesterase — protein: MTTWRGAASLLLLPLLLGPAPASAREAAEGGRKLQLYVMPDTQSWAWNQGGDSLATWQAVADALCRQRERFAMVLHTGDMVDLPRLRPAEWDGAGSAMQRLDACRMPYAIAFGNHDFDNYPPPGPEPRGEGDRGWKALRARLAYQPQERAPSGRSALTPLAPGWFVLTLDLTPSAADLAWAAAEIAKRPEASFLVLNHHCIDRNGVGKPWCAKLFEEQPRIRIAVSGHWLGRVRDAWREVPRAKAPPLIALYQNYQHVPALAAWGVVVELDPASGAVCVWSENLLDGAIGHPAASAREVGPVEAGSPRRCLDGR
- a CDS encoding acyl-CoA dehydrogenase family protein; the encoded protein is MDFRDSPREAAFRAEAQAFLAAHKPARWRHPFEDGVDEHELLAGQKAWQRTLFEHGWAAVLWPEEYGGRGAGPIEAIVWNQELARAGLGESIFVVGTAMAGPTIIAHGSPAQKQRYLPPLLRGDEIWCQLFSEPGAGSDLASLAARAVRDGDHWVVSGQKTWCSGAHYADLGILLARTDPSVPKHKGITYFLIDMKAPGVEIRALRQMSGGSHFNEVFLNEVRIPDACRLGPENAGWAAAMTTLLNERMALGGTGGFFSFRELLEHARAHRDRLDAVTRDQIARLYCWDKTLELLNARVVTKLGRGTIPDAESSVMKLALGRILTAGADLGLRIAGAEALRRHGPWQHQFLTAPSLHIAGGTDEIQKNLVAERVLGLPREGRGDRDVPFEKLRRSGSPGA
- a CDS encoding acyl-CoA dehydrogenase family protein, which produces MHIALTPGQRELRDHLRGYFARMMTPELVAEIQGSEGGGPLYREALETMGADGWLGIGWPREYGGQGRTPIEQMIFADEVQSAGFPLPFLTLNTVGPTLAAYGSEEIKREFLPRILAGRCHFAIGYSEPGAGTDLASLKTRAVRDGEEWVIDGQKVFTSLADFADYVWLAARTDPGAPKHRGISMFLVPTTAPGFKMTPTHTVGDVRTNTTYYENVRVPHRYLVGGENNGWGLIVSQLNHERVSLTPYGPSARMFEEVRQWASATKLTDGRRVIDQGWVREALAWVHAKLEALRLMQWKLAWSMTQGKLHPADASAVKVYATELYVQAYRRLMEVLGPAGTIRDGSPGAVARGRLERMYRATLILTFGGGTNEVQRDIIAMAGLGLPHYKS
- a CDS encoding DNA-3-methyladenine glycosylase; the protein is MGTRLRRLRRAELPSDTVELARALIGRVVVREHRGERLAGRIVETEAYPVGDAAAHSFRGETARNRSLFLRRGHAYVYFCYGCWFMLNVSSETAGVGAGVLLRALEPIAGLATMARLRGTTRPTDLARGPGRVAQALAVDRGQDGLDLCAPGPLWLATNGAGAGPIASSVRIGITREAQRVLRFYERGNPHVSGSRALRR
- a CDS encoding DUF3604 domain-containing protein, coding for MRPRITLVLLAAALAAPAPADGKEKAAPATRAWFGAVHVHTGYSFDAFTNGSPTRPADAYEWARGKAIAGGGGGPDLRIVTPLDFYAVSDHAEYMGVFMQMADPKSPLSKLDLAKQVTSPDRKLAFDAFARIIDEMSAGRSRPELTDPAVSKPIWKEIVETADRYYEPGRFTTFPAFEWTSNPDKRNLHRVVVFRDSRHLPELPLSALDTEDPAALWSWMEGVRARGATLLAIPHNGNASDGRMFALEGRDGEPLTKESIAARAGNEPLYELTQIKGTSETHPSLSPNDEFAGFEQWDYTLSANAERPTHRAGSFARKALLDGLSLTREGRGNPFRFGLIGDSDTHNAAATNEEDNYTGKFAIENSPRHRLEGFGGTPEQTQQIREFSSGGLAGVWAPENTREAIFAAMQRKETFATSGPHLTVRFFGGYGFDAADARTQDLAAIGYRKGVPMGGTLAGGGGKPPSFLVAALKDPRSGNLDRVQVVKGWVDAAGVQHEQIFDVAWSGDRKPDPATGRLPAVGNTVDVAKATYENTIGAADLAAVWTDPAFDPALHAFYYARVLEIPTPRWSTRDAAKLGIAIPGGLPATIQERAWSSPIWYEPPDAS
- the aat gene encoding leucyl/phenylalanyl-tRNA--protein transferase, giving the protein MTVYRLGSEVAFPPPEEAEASGLLAVGGDLQPERLLLAYSLGIFPWPLVARPLLWFSPDPRMVLEPARLRVSRSLAKTLRSARFEVRLDTCFDEVVRHCAEVRRRDDAGTWITPELAAAYRRLHRLGFAHSAEAWQDGRLAGGLYGVSLGGAFFGESMFTRRPDASKVAFATLVRQLAAWGFDLVDCQVHTDHLARFGAVEWPRARFLAALAATLARPPRRGAWRLDVQPGPCDPSDTVP
- a CDS encoding PIG-L family deacetylase → MAVPAPRGRAGSAPDTPLPFSPGRALAIGAHPDDVEFYAGGTVRRLVEAGAEVTLVVCSDGGRGGAAREPAALRRAEQDAAADRLGIARLVWLGHPDGELAPGDPLRAELVRELRRARPELVLAHDPQTLWTVIGGIAEPGHSDHRAAGQAAIDAVYPRAASPHYHPEQLATHGLEPWYPRELWLFDTAAPDLRVEVAGAFPRKLDALRQHASQEAAAAGLLGPARAHAAHWGAAERPAEAFVRLRLY